From the Malus domestica chromosome 17, GDT2T_hap1 genome, one window contains:
- the LOC103432041 gene encoding ABC transporter B family member 15-like, with protein sequence MGQKSPSNDNSNNNSIMKVGSMRSIFMHADGVDRLLMILGLFGSLGDGFSTPLVLLITSKLMNNIGGSPTSAQDAFLHNINKNAVALLYLACGSFVCCFLEGYCWTRTGERQAARMRVRYLKAVLRQDVGYFDLHVTSTSEVITSVSNDSLVIQDVLSEKLPNFLMNFSMFSGSYVAAFIMMWRLAIVGFPFVVLLVIPGLIYGRTLMGLARQIREEYNKAGNIAEQAISSIRTVYAFVGENKTISEFSAALQGSVKLGLSQGLAKGLAIGSNGVVFAIWSFMSFYGSRMVMYHGAQGGTVFAVGAAIAVGGLALGSGLSNLKYFSEACSAAERIMEVIRRVPKIDSDNMEGEILEDVSGEVEFKHVEFAYPSRPESIIFKDFNLTVPAGKTVALVGGSGSGKSTVIALLQRFYDPLGGEILLDGVAINKLQLKWLRSQMGLVSQEPALFATSIKENILFGKEDAGIEEVTEAGKAANAHNFISQLPQGYDTQVGERGVQMSGGQKQRIAIARAIIKKPRILLLDEATSALDSESERVVQEALDKAAVGRTTIIIAHRLSTIRNADVIAVVQNGQVMETGSHDELSQRENGHYTSLVRLQQTEKEKEPEELGHYGASSSISKDIHSTSSRRHSTSSRRLSMLSRSSSANSFAQGRAPDQESVVGYEHKKLPVPSFRRLLALNLPEWKQAVMGCTSATLFGAVQPLYAFAMGSMVSVYFLTDHDKIKAKTRTYSLCFLGLAIFSLVINVSQHYNFAYMGEYLTKRVRERMLSKVLTFEVGWFDQDENSSGAICSRLAKDANVVRSLVGDRMALVVQTISAVTVACTMGLIITWRLAIVMIAVQPLIIVCFYTRRVLLKSMSRKAIKSQEESSKLAAEAVSNLRTVTAFSSQVRLLKMLEKAQEGPRRESIRQSWYAGIGLACSQSLTTVTWAFDFWYGGKLVAKGYVKAKQLFQTFMILVSTGRVIADAGSMTTDLAKGADAVGSVFAVLDRYTKIEPEDPEGLEPEAITGHIELHDIHFAYPARPDVMIFKGFSIKIEAGKSTALVGQSGSGKSTIIGLIERFYDPIKGEVKIDGRDVKSYHLKSLRKHIALVSQEPTLFAGTIRENIVYGVSDKVDELEVVGAARAANAHDFIAGLKDGYDTSCGDRGVQLSGGQKQRIAIARAILRNPVVLLLDEATSALDSRSEKVVQDALERVMVGRTSVVVAHRLSTIQNCDMIAVLDKGWVVEKGTHSSLLAKGPTGAYFSLVSLQRTPRQEGT encoded by the exons ATGGGACAGAAAAGCCCCAGTAATgacaacagcaacaacaacagtATCATGAAAGTTGGGTCCATGCGGTCCATTTTCATGCATGCTGATGGGGTTGATAGATTGCTGATGATCTTAGGGCTATTTGGATCCCTTGGTGATGGCTTTTCCACACCGTTGGTTTTGTTGATCACTAGCAAATTGATGAACAATATTGGCGGTTCACCAACTTCAGCTCAGGATGCTTTTCTGCATAACATAAATAAG AATGCAGTGGCGCTGTTGTACTTGGCTTGTGGGTCATTTGTATGCTGTTTCCTAG AGGGATATTGCTGGACAAGAACTGGCGAGAGGCAGGCAGCTAGGATGAGAGTACGATATTTGAAAGCAGTTCTAAGGCAAGATGTGGGCTACTTTGATTTACATGTCACAAGCACCTCAGAAGTGATCACAAGTGTCTCTAATGATAGCTTAGTGATTCAAGATGTCCTAAGTGAAAAG CTACCGAACTTCTTGATGAATTTCTCCATGTTCTCCGGAAGCTACGTGGCGGCTTTTATAATGATGTGGAGGCTAGCAATCGTAGGGTTTCCATTTGTGGTGCTGCTAGTAATTCCCGGTTTAATTTACGGAAGGACTTTGATGGGATTAGCTAGGCAGATTAGGGAAGAGTACAACAAGGCTGGCAACATAGCAGAGCAGGCAATTTCTTCAATCCGCACAGTTTATGCTTTCGTCGgagaaaacaaaaccatatcGGAATTCTCTGCGGCTCTTCAGGGCTCCGTCAAGTTGGGATTGAGCCAGGGCTTGGCCAAAGGACTGGCCATCGGAAGTAACGGCGTTGTCTTCGCCATTTGGTCTTTCATGTCTTTTTATGGAAGCAGAATGGTCATGTACCATGGCGCTCAGGGAGGCACTGTTTTTGCTGTTGGTGCTGCCATCGCCGTTGGCGGATT GGCATTAGGTTCTGGACTATCAAACTTGAAGtacttttcagaggcatgttCGGCAGCCGAGCGCATAATGGAAGTGATAAGAAGAGTTCCCAAGATCGATTCCGACAACATGGAAGGCGAAATCTTGGAGGATGTTTCCGGTGAAGTTGAATTCAAGCACGTGGAATTCGCATACCCGTCGAGGCCGGAAAGCATTATCTTCAAAGACTTCAACCTGACAGTTCCGGCGGGCAAAACGGTGGCGTTGGTGGGCGGAAGCGGCTCGGGGAAGTCCACGGTGATAGCCCTGTTGCAGCGGTTTTATGATCCGCTCGGAGGCGAGATTCTTCTTGATGGGGTGGCGATAAATAAGCTTCAGCTCAAGTGGCTGCGATCGCAGATGGGTTTGGTGAGCCAAGAGCCTGCTCTATTTGCAACCAGCATTAAGGAGAACATACTTTTTGGGAAAGAAGATGCTGGGATTGAAGAGGTTACTGAGGCTGGGAAAGCTGCTAATGCTCATAATTTCATCTCCCAGTTGCCTCAAGGATACGATACTCAG GTTGGCGAGCGGGGTGTTCAAATGTCGGGAGGACAGAAACAAAGGATCGCCATTGCACGAGCCATCATCAAGAAACCTCGTATCCTCCTCCTAGACGAAGCCACCAGCGCACTGGACTCCGAATCCGAACGAGTAGTCCAAGAAGCCCTAGACAAAGCAGCCGTCGGCCGCACCACAATCATCATCGCGCACCGCCTCTCCACCATCCGAAACGCAGACGTGATTGCCGTAGTTCAAAACGGTCAGGTCATGGAAACCGGCTCCCACGACGAGCTCTCCCAACGCGAAAATGGCCACTACACGTCCCTTGTCCGCCTCCaacaaacagaaaaagaaaaagaaccgGAAGAGTTAGGGCATTACGGTGCTTCGTCTTCCATTTCAAAAGACATTCACAGCACAAGCAGCCGTAGGCACAGCACAAGCAGCCGTAGGCTCTCCATGTTGAGTCGTTCGAGTTCGGCGAACTCATTTGCTCAGGGTAGAGCTCCTGATCAAGAGAGTGTTGTAGGGTATGAACATAAGAAACTGCCCGTGCCTTCTTTTAGGAGACTTTTGGCCTTGAACCTTCCGGAGTGGAAACAAGCAGTTATGGGGTGCACGAGTGCGACTCTTTTTGGTGCAGTACAACCGCTGTACGCATTTGCCATGGGTTCCATGGTGTCGGTTTATTTCTTGACGGATCACGACAAGATTAAGGCGAAAACAAGGACTTACTCGCTTTGCTTTCTAGGGTTGGCAATCTTCTCGTTGGTGATCAATGTCAGCCAGCATTACAACTTTGCTTACATGGGAGAGTACTTGACTAAGAGGGTTAGAGAGAGGATGCTTTCAAAGGTACTCACTTTTGAAGTGGGGTGGTTTGATCAGGATGAGAATTCTAGCGGTGCCATTTGCTCTAGACTCGCCAAAGATGCCAATGTG GTGAGATCTTTGGTGGGTGATCGAATGGCTCTTGTTGTACAAACCATCTCAGCAGTAACAGTAGCTTGCACAATGGGATTGATCATTACATGGAGGCTTGCAATTGTCATGATAGCCGTACAACCCCTCATCATTGTATGCTTCTACACAAGGCGAGTCCTGCTCAAAAGCATGTCCAGGAAGGCCATAAAATCCCAGGAAGAAAGCAGCAAGCTCGCCGCGGAAGCAGTGTCCAACCTCCGGACAGTCACGGCCTTCTCATCCCAAGTACGACTATTGAAAATGCTCGAAAAGGCCCAAGAAGGCCCTCGTCGGGAGAGTATCCGACAGTCGTGGTACGCCGGCATTGGACTCGCTTGTTCccaaagcctcacaaccgtcacTTGGGCCTTCGACTTTTGGTACGGAGGCAAGCTTGTTGCCAAGGGCTACGTCAAAGCCAAACAACTATTCCAGACCTTCATGATCTTGGTGAGCACAGGCCGGGTCATTGCCGATGCCGGTAGCATGACCACGGACCTCGCCAAGGGCGCAGATGCCGTCGGGTCTGTTTTCGCGGTGTTAGACCGATACACAAAAATTGAGCCTGAAGACCCGGAAGGTCTCGAGCCCGAAGCAATAACGGGTCACATTGAGCTACACGACATACATTTTGCGTACCCCGCTAGGCCCGATGTTATGATCTTCAAAGGCTTCTCCATCAAAATCGAGGCGGGAAAATCAACGGCACTGGTCGGCCAAAGTGGTTCGGGTAAATCAACGATCATTGGATTGATCGAACGGTTTTACGATCCCATTAAAGGAGAAGTAAAAATCGACGGTCGAGATGTAAAGTCGTACCACCTCAAGTCGTTGAGAAAACACATAGCGTTGGTCAGCCAAGAGCCAACGTTGTTTGCCGGGACGATACGAGAAAACATTGTGTACGGCGTGTCAGATAAGGTCGACGAGTTGGAGGTGGTGGGAGCTGCAAGGGCGGCCAACGCGCACGATTTCATCGCCGGATTAAAAGATGGATACGACACGTCGTGCGGGGATAGAGGAGTGCAGTTATCCGGAGGACAAAAACAGCGGATTGCTATAGCCAGGGCGATACTTCGAAACCCTGTCGTTTTGTTGTTGGACGAGGCGACCAGCGCGCTCGACAGTCGATCGGAGAAGGTTGTGCAGGACGCGCTAGAGCGCGTGATGGTGGGGAGGACTAGTGTGGTGGTGGCCCACAGGTTGAGTACGATACAGAATTGCGATATGATTGCCGTGCTCGATAAAGGGTGGGTGGTGGAGAAGGGGACCCACTCGTCGCTTTTGGCCAAGGGTCCTACAGGTGCTTACTTCTCATTGGTCAGCCTCCAAAGAACCCCACGTCAAGAGGGCACTTAA